In the genome of Streptomyces violaceoruber, the window GTGGGCGACGGGGCACGGCAGCCCGGCCACGGCCCGCTGGCCGGGTTCACCGTGGGCGTGACCGCCGCCCGCCGGGCCGACGAACTGGGCGCGCTGCTCGGGCGGCGCGGGGCCACCGTCCTGCACGCCCCGGCGCTGCGGATCGTGCCGCTGGCCGACGACGGCGAGCTGATGGCCGCGACCAAGCGGATCGTCGACCGGGCGCCGGACGTCGTCGTCGCCACCACCGCCATCGGGTTCCGGGGCTGGGTCGAGGCCGCCGACGGCTGGGGGCTCGGCGACGCCCTGCTGGAGCGGCTGCGCACGGTGGAACTGCTGGCGCGCGGGCCCAAGGTCAAGGGCGCGGTACGGGCCGCCGGACTGACCGAGCGGTGGTCACCCGCCTCGGAGTCCATGGCCGAGGTCCTGGACCGGCTCCTGGAGCAGGGCGTGGCGGGCCGCCGGATCGCCGTACAGCTGCACGGCGAGCCGCTGCCGGGGTTCGTGGAGGCGCTGCGGGAGGGCGGGGCCGAGGTGGTGGGCGTGCCCGTGTACCGGTGGCTGCCGCCGGAGGACCTCGGTCCGGTGGACCGGCTGCTGGACGCCGCGGTCTCGCGGGGCGTGGACGCCGTGACCTTCACCAGCGCGCCCGCCGCGGTGTCCCTGCTGGGCCGGGCCGAGGAGCGGGGCCTGCTGCCGGAGCTGCTCGCCGCCTTCGGGCACGACGTGCTGCCCGCCTGCGTCGGGCCGGTCACCGCGGTGCCGCTCCAGGCGCACGGCGTGGACACGGTCCAGCCCGAGCGCTTCCGGCTCGGGCCGCTCGTCCAGTTGCTGTGCCAGGAGCTGCCGGCCCGCGCCCGTGCCCTGCCCGTCGCCGGGCACCGGCTGGAGATCCGCGGACACGCGGTGCTCGTCGACGGGGAGCTGCGGACCGTGCCGCCCGCCGGCATGTCCCTGCTGCGCGCCCTCGCCCGGCGGCCCGGCTGGGTCGTGCCCCGCGCGGAGCTGCTGCGCGCCCTGCCGGGCACCGGCCGCGACGAACACGCCGTCGAGACGGCCATGGCCCGCCTGCGCACGTCCCTCGGCACCCCGAAGCTGATCCAGACGGTGGTCAAACGCGGCTACCGCCTCGCCCTGGACCCGGCCACGGACGCCAAGTACACGACCGACTGAGCCCCGTACGGCACGGCTGCTTCCAGGTCCGATGCGGTGCGGCGGCACGTGCGCCGGTCCCGGTGGCGTGGACCGGACGCGGGCGCGGGCGGTGATGCGCGGTGCGGGCCGCGCACGATACGGCCGCACCGCGAGCCCTGGCCCCCGGGCCGATCGGCAGCCGGCACCGCCTACGACACCGCGCCGGGTGCCCGCCGACCGCCCGTCCGCCGGCCGGCCGCCCACCGGCGAGGCACCCGTGACGCCCGGTGCTCAGTGGCCGATCGGGTTGGGGTGTGCCCTGGGGCGCCGTGGCGTCCGGGGCGCCGGGTCGCGTCGGTGGTCGCGTGTCGTCGGGCCCGCGGTCCCGGGAGGCTACGGGTGTCCTCGGTGCTCGGTGCTCGGTGCTCGGTGCTCGGTGCTCGGTGCTCGGTGGTCGGTCGGGTGGGGTGTGCCGTGGGGCGCCGTGGCGTCCGGGGCGCCGGGCGGTGTCGGTGGTCGCGTGTCGTCGGGCCTGCGGTTCCGGGAGGCTACGGGTGTCCTCGGTGCTCGGTGCTCGGTGCTCGGTGCTCGGTGCTCGGTGCTCGGTGCTCGGTGCCCGGTGCCCAGTGCCCGGTGGTCGGTGGCCGGTCGGGTGGGGTGTGCCGTGGGGCGCCGTGGCGTCCGGGGCGCCGGGTCGCGCCGGTGGTCGCGTGTTGTCGGGCCCGCGGTTCCGGGAGGCTACGGGTGTCCGTCGGTGCCCGGTGCCCGGTGGTCGGTGGCCGGTCGGCTGGGGGTCCGTGGGCCGCTGGGGTGTCCGGGGGGCCGGGCCGCGTCGGTGGTCGCGTGTTGTCGGGCCCGCGGTTCCGGGAGGCTACGGGTGTCCGTCGGTGCCCGGTGGTCAGTGGCCGGTCGGGTGGGGGGTGCCGTGGGGCGCCGTGGGCCGCTGGGGTGTCCGGGGCGCGGACCGCGCCGGTCGTCGTCCTCGTGTCGTCAGCCCCGCGGCCAGGCAGGCCGTCGCCAGCGTCGAGAGCACCGCGCGTACGACGTTCCAGGCCACCCACGGGTCCTCGAACCGCTCGCGCAATGCCGCCGGGTCGCCGGGGCGGGCCAGGGCGTCGTTGAGGGGGACGTTGCCGACCACGGTGACCAGGAACGCGAGCGCGTACGCCGCCGCGCCCGCCCAGATCCACCGGCGGCCCGGCAGCCCGCGCGACTGCCACCCCGCGAGGCCCGCGAGGGCGAGTGCGCCCATGAAGACCAGCAGGAACACCGGGTTCTGGATCACGCCGTTGATGTCGCGCATCACGTCGACGTACACCCGGTCCCCGCTGCGCGCCAGCGCCGGCATCACGGCGCAGGCGAAGACGTAGAAGGCCCCGGCCATCAGTCCCGCGGCGACCGTGGCCGCGACCAGTACTCCACCGGCGGCACGGGCCCGCCGTTCCCCGTTGATGTCTGTCATGCGTCCAGTCAACGGGCGCCGCGGCGCGCCCGACATGGCCCGGGCGCGCGGGCGCATACGCGAGCGTCCACGAGGGGGCGGTACGAGGGGTTCCGGGCGCGGGTGCGGGCAGGCACTGTAGAGGGGAGCGCTCCGCAAGCGGTCCGCGCGCGGTCTCCCTGCTCCCCTTTCCGGGCCCGTGCCTGAGCGGGCAAGCCCTAGGCGGTGACAGGAACATGGCACTGGGTACGGCCACCGACCCGTACGAGCTGCGGTTCGACACCGGGCGGATCAGTCTGGACCTCATCGCCACCACCCACCCCGCGGAACGCCTCGACTCCGTCGACGCCCTGCGCGCCTGGATCACCGGCTCCGGACTCGTCCCGCCCGGCACCCCGCTGGCCCACGCCGACCCGTCCTGGCTGACCGGCTTCCGCGAACTGCGCGGCGAGACCGCCCGCTTGGTGCGCGGCCACCCGGTACCCCACAGCCACCCCTACGCACTCGCCCTCGCCCGCGTCAACGAACTCGCCCTCGCCGCACCCCCCGCACCCCGTGCGGTCCCCGGCGAGGACGGCACGCTGGTGCGGGAGCTGACCGGGCCACCGCGGTGCGCCGCGCTGCTCGGGGCGCTGGCCCGGGACGTGGTGGAACTGCTCACCGACCCCGTCGCGCGGGCGAGCCTCAGGCAGTGCGCGGGCGACAACTGCCCCATCGTGTACGTGGACACCTCCCGCGGCCGCCGCCGGCGCTGGTGCTCCAGCGAGGTCTGCGGCAACCGCGAGCGCGTCGCCCGGCACCGCCGCCGCGTCGCGCTGTCCCGGTAGGTCCGCCCGCGTCCCCTTCGTACCGCGCCTTGGAGAAATCCCTCATCTCGTTTTGAACACGCCGCACTTCGCGTCCGTACCGAATGGGCGAGCGACCGACTGGGGGAACCCCCGGACATCGGAGGTGGGCGTGCGCAAGGATTCCGTCGTGGCCAATGAACGTGGTGCGAGGGCCCGACATCGCATGTCGCAGTCGTCCTCGGAACCCGACGAGGAGCTGATGCGCGCGCTGTACCGCGAGCACGCCGGCCCCTTGCTGGCCTACGTGCTGCGGCTGGTCGCGGGGGACCGCCAGCGCGCCGAGGACGTCGTCCAGGAGACGCTCATCCGTGCCTGGAAGAACGCCGGTCAGCTCAACCGTGCGACCGGATCGGTACGCCCCTGGCTGGTGACGGTCGCACGTCGCATCGTCATCGACGGCCACCGCAGCCGGCAGGCCCGGCCGCAGGAGGTCGATCCGTCGCCGCTGGAGGTCATCCCCGCGGAGGACGAGATCGACAAGGCGCTGTGGCTGATGACGCTGTCGGACGCGCTCGACGACCTGACCCCGGCCCACCGGGAGGTCCTCGTCGAGACGTACTTCAAGGGGCGTACCGTCAATGAGGCGGCGCAGACACTGGGCATACCCAGCGGAACCGTTCGCTCCCGGGTGTTCTACGCCCTGCGTTCGATGAAGCTGGCTCTGGAGGAGCGGGGGGTGACGGCGTGATGAGCGGCTACGGGGGAGTACAGGGATTCGGCCCGGGGGACACGGGTAACTCTGTCCCCATGCAGGGAACACCGGCGCCGAACGAGCACGAGACCGTCGGCGCCTATGCCCTCGGGATCCTCGACGACGCCGAGGCGACGGCCTTCGAGGCCCACCTCGCCACCTGCGAGTGGTGCGCCCAGCAGCTCGACGAGCTGGCCGGCATGGAGCCGATGATGGCGGCACTCGCGGACCTGCCGGGCACCGGCACGCCCGCCGTCGCCGAGTCGCTCACCGTGAAGCCCAGCGCACGGCTCTCGGAGAAGCTCGTCGACGAGGTCGCCGAACGCCGCGCGAGCAAACGCCGCCGCAACTTCTACCTGGTGGGCACCGCGGCCGCGCTGATCATCGGCGGCCCGTTCGCCGCGGTGGCGACCACGGGCGGCGGGGGCGGCGGCGGTGACGACGGCGGCGGCCGCAGGGCCGAGGCCACGCAGCAGGCCGCGAGTCCCGCCGAGTCCGCCTTCGCCGCCATGCCGGACCGGGTCACCGCCACCGACCCGGGCACGCAGGTCAGCGCGACCGTGGCCCTGGAGAAGAAGGCCTGGGGCACCGAAACGGTCCTGGAGCTGAAGAACCTCAAGGGCCCCCAGAAGTGCTCCCTGATCGCCGTCGGCAAGAACGGCGAGCGGGAGACGCTCACCTCCTGGTCGGTCCCCGACTGGGGGTACGGCATCCCGGGCGCCACCACCGAGAAGGCCAAGAAGCCGCTCTACGTGCACGGCGGCGCCGCCTTCGAACCCAACCAGATCTCCCACTTCGAGGTCATGACCTTCGACGGGAAGCGGCTCGTGGAGGTCGACGCGTAGCGCGGGCCGCAGGCGCGCCGTAGCTTCCCGGGCCCCCTTCGCGTATTTTTGACGGCTGCCCAGCACGTCAGAAGGGGGCCCGGTGGCCGCACAGGCTCAACAGGATTCAGCGGTCGACTCGGAGCACGAGCCCGTACGGAAGCACTCCGCACGGGAGGACTCCGTACGGGACCGAGAGATCGACGTGGAACAGGCGCACCTCGACCGGGTGTACCGCCGCCTCGAGGAGAAGATCCACGAGGCGGAGTTCCTCATGCACGACGCCGCGCAGCGCGGCCACGTCGGCACGCCCGGCGCCCTCGCCGAGCGCGACGCGCAGGTCTTCCGGGCCGGCATCCACCTCAACCGCCTGAACAACGAGTTCGAGGACTTCCTGTTCGGCCGCATCGACCTGCTCCTCGGCAAGGACGGCAAGAAGGGCCCGGACGGCGCGTACACGGCCGTCGAGCCCGCCGACGGCGCCCTCGGGCCCGACGGCACCGCAGACATCGCCGAGACCCTGCACATCGGCCGCATCGGGGTCCTGGACGAGGACTACGCGCCGCTGGTCATCGACTGGCGGGCGCCGGCCGCCGCCCCGTTCTACCGGTCCACGCCGGTCGACCCGGGCCGGGTCGTGCGCCGCCGGGTGATCCGCTCCAAGGGGCGGCGCGTCCTCGGCGTCGAGGACGACCTGATGCGGCCCGAGATCACGGCCCGGCTGGACGGCGAGGAGCTGGCCGTCGTCGGCGACGGCGCCCTGATGGCCGCCCTCGGCCAGGCCCGTACCCACTCCATGCGGGACATCGTGGCCTCCATCCAGGCCGAGCAGGACCGGGTGATCCGCGCCCCCGCCGCCTCAGTGACCTACGTCGAGGGCGGCCCCGGCACCGGCAAGACCGCCGTCGCGCTGCACCGGGCGGCGTACCTGCTCTACCAGGACCGGCGCCGGTACGCGGGCGGCATCCTGATCGTCTCGCCGACGCCGCTGCTCGTGGCGTACACCGAGGGCGTGCTGCCCTCGCTGGGCGAGGAGGGGCAGGTCGCCATCCGCGCGATCGGTTCGCTGGCCGACGACGCGGCGGGCGCCGAGGCCACGCTGTACGACTCCCCGGCCACCGCACGCGCCAAGGGTTCCGCCCGCATGCTCCGGGTCCTGCGCAGGGCCGCGCGCGGAGCGCTGGAGCCGGCCGACTCGCCGACGCTGCTCAGGGTCGTCGCCTTCGGCCGCCGCCTCGAACTGGAGGCCGAGGAGCTGGCCGGCATCCGCCGCACCGTCCTCGGCGGCACCGCGCCCGTCAACCTGCTGCGTCCGCGCGCCCGCCGGCTGCTCCTGGACGCCCTGTGGGAGAAGTCGGGCGCCGGAGCCCGGCACAGCGATCCCGAGCTGGCCGCCGAGCTGCGCTCCTCCTTCGACGAGGACGTCAGCTCCGAGGACTCCTTCACCGGCTTCCTGGACGCCTGGTGGCCGGAGCTGACCCCGGGCGCCGTGCTGGCCGCCATGGCGGACGAGCGCCGCCTGGGCCGCTGGGCCCGGCGCGTGCTGAACCCGGGCGAGGTCCGCAAGGTGGCCCGTTCGCTGCGGCGCGAGGGCCACTCCGTGCACGACATCGCCCTGCTCGACGAACTCCAGGCGATCGTCGGCACCCCGGCCCGCCCCCGCAAGCGGCGCGAGCAGGACCCGCTGGACCAGCTCACCGGCCTGGACGAGCTGATGCCGCAGCGCGAGGAGACCCAGTGGGAGCGCGCCGAGCGCCTCGCCCAGGAGCGCACCGAGTACGCGCACGTCATCGTCGACGAGGCGCAGGACCTCACCCCCATGCAGTGGCGGATGGTCGGCCGCCGCGGCCGGCACGCCACCTGGACGGTCGTCGGCGACCCGGCCCAGTCCTCCTGGTCCGACCCCGACGAGGCGGCCGCCGCCCGTGACGAGGCCCTCGGCAGCCGCCCGCGCCGCCGCTTCGAGCTGACCGTGAACTACCGCAACCCGGCCGAGATCGCCGAGCTGGCGGCGAAGGTCCTGGCGCTGGCCATGCCCGGCTCCACGTCCCCGTCGGCCGTACGCTCGACCGGCGTCGAACCGCGCTTCGCGGTGGTGGAGGAGTCCCTCGCCCGCACGGTCCGCGCGGAGGCGGCCCGGCTGCTCGGCCTCGTCGACGGCACCGTCGGCGTCGTGGTCGCCATGAACCGGCGCGAGGAGGCCCGGCGCTGGCTGGCCGGGCTCGGCGACCGCGTGGTGGCGCTGGGCAGCCTGGAGGCCAAGGGCCTGGAGTACGACGCCACGGTCGTGGTCTCCCCGGCCGAGATCGCCGACGAGTCGCCCGCCGGACTGCGCGTGCTGTACGTCGCCCTGACCCGGGCCACCCAGCAGCTGACGGTCGTCTCCGGCGAACGGGACGAGCCGGACGCCTCGGGGGTGCCGGACCTGCTGCGCGACTGAGCGCCGGGCCGGGGAGCGGCCGCAGACGTGCGGAAGGCCCGCGCCGTGCGACGGCGCGGGCCTTCCGCTCTCGTTCAAGTGGCACCGACCCGCCATGCTCGCCTCGCGGCAAGTGGTCGCTCGTAGCGACGAAGGTTGGGCCCGGGGGCTTGGATCGAGCCGGTGCCACGTCCAAGGTAACAAACGATCCCCGCAAGACAATTCCCGTCCCGCGGGTTCCTTCGGCGATCGGGCCGCCATCGTGCCGCGTCGCCGTCCGAGTCTGCCGACGGGCCTTCCCCCGACGGGCCACTTCTCGTATGGTGGAAGTCGTTTTCCGAAATCGGAGCGAACAAAAAGTTCGCAATCCGGGGCGGCTACCGCGTACCCAGTGGTAGGTGCGACGATCGGACGGCACAACCCAGTTACACGGTGAAAGCAGAGGAAGTCGGCCATGGCAACGGCGCCCAGCGTCTCCTACTCGATGACGGTCCGACTGGAGGTGCCCGCCGGCGGAACCGCCGTCTCGCAGCTCACCACGGCGGTGGAGTCCGCCGGCGGCTCGGTCACCGGCCTCGACGTCA includes:
- a CDS encoding CGNR zinc finger domain-containing protein; protein product: MALGTATDPYELRFDTGRISLDLIATTHPAERLDSVDALRAWITGSGLVPPGTPLAHADPSWLTGFRELRGETARLVRGHPVPHSHPYALALARVNELALAAPPAPRAVPGEDGTLVRELTGPPRCAALLGALARDVVELLTDPVARASLRQCAGDNCPIVYVDTSRGRRRRWCSSEVCGNRERVARHRRRVALSR
- a CDS encoding uroporphyrinogen-III synthase → MDDVSDVSDVSDRSGAGGVGDGARQPGHGPLAGFTVGVTAARRADELGALLGRRGATVLHAPALRIVPLADDGELMAATKRIVDRAPDVVVATTAIGFRGWVEAADGWGLGDALLERLRTVELLARGPKVKGAVRAAGLTERWSPASESMAEVLDRLLEQGVAGRRIAVQLHGEPLPGFVEALREGGAEVVGVPVYRWLPPEDLGPVDRLLDAAVSRGVDAVTFTSAPAAVSLLGRAEERGLLPELLAAFGHDVLPACVGPVTAVPLQAHGVDTVQPERFRLGPLVQLLCQELPARARALPVAGHRLEIRGHAVLVDGELRTVPPAGMSLLRALARRPGWVVPRAELLRALPGTGRDEHAVETAMARLRTSLGTPKLIQTVVKRGYRLALDPATDAKYTTD
- a CDS encoding sigma-70 family RNA polymerase sigma factor, whose translation is MSQSSSEPDEELMRALYREHAGPLLAYVLRLVAGDRQRAEDVVQETLIRAWKNAGQLNRATGSVRPWLVTVARRIVIDGHRSRQARPQEVDPSPLEVIPAEDEIDKALWLMTLSDALDDLTPAHREVLVETYFKGRTVNEAAQTLGIPSGTVRSRVFYALRSMKLALEERGVTA
- the rsuA gene encoding anti-sigma U factor RsuA; translated protein: MQGTPAPNEHETVGAYALGILDDAEATAFEAHLATCEWCAQQLDELAGMEPMMAALADLPGTGTPAVAESLTVKPSARLSEKLVDEVAERRASKRRRNFYLVGTAAALIIGGPFAAVATTGGGGGGGDDGGGRRAEATQQAASPAESAFAAMPDRVTATDPGTQVSATVALEKKAWGTETVLELKNLKGPQKCSLIAVGKNGERETLTSWSVPDWGYGIPGATTEKAKKPLYVHGGAAFEPNQISHFEVMTFDGKRLVEVDA
- a CDS encoding anthrone oxygenase family protein is translated as MTDINGERRARAAGGVLVAATVAAGLMAGAFYVFACAVMPALARSGDRVYVDVMRDINGVIQNPVFLLVFMGALALAGLAGWQSRGLPGRRWIWAGAAAYALAFLVTVVGNVPLNDALARPGDPAALRERFEDPWVAWNVVRAVLSTLATACLAAGLTTRGRRPARSAPRTPQRPTAPHGTPHPTGH
- a CDS encoding HelD family protein, whose translation is MAAQAQQDSAVDSEHEPVRKHSAREDSVRDREIDVEQAHLDRVYRRLEEKIHEAEFLMHDAAQRGHVGTPGALAERDAQVFRAGIHLNRLNNEFEDFLFGRIDLLLGKDGKKGPDGAYTAVEPADGALGPDGTADIAETLHIGRIGVLDEDYAPLVIDWRAPAAAPFYRSTPVDPGRVVRRRVIRSKGRRVLGVEDDLMRPEITARLDGEELAVVGDGALMAALGQARTHSMRDIVASIQAEQDRVIRAPAASVTYVEGGPGTGKTAVALHRAAYLLYQDRRRYAGGILIVSPTPLLVAYTEGVLPSLGEEGQVAIRAIGSLADDAAGAEATLYDSPATARAKGSARMLRVLRRAARGALEPADSPTLLRVVAFGRRLELEAEELAGIRRTVLGGTAPVNLLRPRARRLLLDALWEKSGAGARHSDPELAAELRSSFDEDVSSEDSFTGFLDAWWPELTPGAVLAAMADERRLGRWARRVLNPGEVRKVARSLRREGHSVHDIALLDELQAIVGTPARPRKRREQDPLDQLTGLDELMPQREETQWERAERLAQERTEYAHVIVDEAQDLTPMQWRMVGRRGRHATWTVVGDPAQSSWSDPDEAAAARDEALGSRPRRRFELTVNYRNPAEIAELAAKVLALAMPGSTSPSAVRSTGVEPRFAVVEESLARTVRAEAARLLGLVDGTVGVVVAMNRREEARRWLAGLGDRVVALGSLEAKGLEYDATVVVSPAEIADESPAGLRVLYVALTRATQQLTVVSGERDEPDASGVPDLLRD